From Methanofastidiosum sp., the proteins below share one genomic window:
- a CDS encoding phosphoenolpyruvate protein kinase, which yields MSGFLLKFSDIKQNNFKSVGNKALNLSLLDAEGFRVPYGFVVTTEAYEKFIIDNNFKEKISEILKDTKYDYKKSVVVTSKKIQGLILSGEIDKSITKEIEKILSKNKKIELWAVRSSALAEDLAEASFAGQQDSFLNIKTEDVIEHIKLCWASYWNERAINYRHNADISHLEGGMAVVVQSMVNANAAGVMFTADPITGDNDKIVIESSWGLGESIVSGVVSPDRFTLEKKSKEIIERKISNKSKGIYLSDKGSVTSEIEDSKKMLPSLTDEEIIYISNLGEKIESYFKAPQDIEWAVSKEDVFILQSRGITTIEKDQTLWTRGYSDEYWADVTSPLFFSLLGENLSQYVFKEGAKIMGYKELRGKDLLRLHKGHVYFNAQALEDVFTYNPKIGRTKELLNYFPKNDQERIANADAKLFKRILAEIRVAILDPDGKISTTDGAYMKWASDYLSYIKEFDKINLKQLNSEELHDEFVKLREKFLKHNRLIRYGMVTHSIGSNLILKRWLTDWLGDKSGLLYSKLITGLPDNKTIVTNIAITKLAREAKNDEKVCALIKKLPSSEFLKCLDKDEDLREFYYKFNEFMSDYGHRSHTREIYYPRWIDDPSLVTEVLKSLIDSAEVDLEEVEKRKREERLEAEVEIIQAVSKTKNGFIKKPIFAKVLNYAQRYLIFRENQRFYLDHELTRERRLFMEYGRRFLERGIVDSQMDIFFFSKEEIFDISKGNLIIDKDTINKRKEEFEKYKNILPPKFLKGNVEFDDTIEIQDNLLKVTGTSSSPGIASGIIRVVESIRELPNVRDEEILVTSNTDPGWTPVFSKISGLITETGGILSHGAVVSREYGIPAVTAVSNATKIFKNGQKVKIDGNEGVIYLMEEL from the coding sequence ATGTCAGGTTTCTTACTCAAATTTTCTGATATCAAGCAAAACAATTTTAAATCAGTTGGAAACAAAGCATTGAATTTATCTTTATTAGATGCCGAAGGATTTAGAGTCCCATATGGATTTGTTGTAACAACTGAAGCCTATGAAAAATTTATTATTGACAATAATTTCAAGGAAAAAATATCTGAAATTCTCAAAGATACAAAGTATGATTACAAAAAAAGTGTCGTTGTTACTTCAAAGAAGATCCAGGGACTTATTTTGTCTGGCGAAATCGATAAGTCCATTACAAAAGAGATAGAAAAAATACTCTCAAAAAACAAGAAGATTGAATTATGGGCGGTACGTTCATCTGCCCTAGCAGAGGATCTCGCTGAGGCGTCGTTTGCAGGCCAACAAGACTCATTTCTTAATATAAAAACAGAAGATGTCATAGAGCACATCAAGCTTTGTTGGGCGTCTTACTGGAATGAGAGGGCAATTAATTATAGGCATAATGCCGATATTTCTCATCTTGAAGGTGGAATGGCTGTAGTGGTACAGAGCATGGTAAATGCAAATGCAGCTGGTGTCATGTTCACAGCAGACCCAATAACAGGCGATAATGACAAGATAGTAATAGAGTCAAGCTGGGGCCTTGGGGAATCTATAGTTTCTGGTGTTGTAAGCCCAGACAGATTCACCTTAGAAAAAAAATCAAAAGAGATTATTGAAAGAAAGATAAGTAACAAGTCTAAGGGCATATATTTATCAGATAAAGGAAGTGTAACATCAGAGATTGAAGATTCGAAGAAAATGCTACCATCCCTAACAGATGAAGAGATAATATATATCTCAAATCTAGGGGAGAAGATTGAATCTTATTTTAAAGCGCCACAAGATATTGAATGGGCGGTATCTAAAGAAGATGTATTTATTCTGCAGTCAAGAGGGATTACAACAATTGAAAAAGACCAAACTCTTTGGACTAGAGGTTATTCTGATGAATATTGGGCTGATGTTACTTCGCCTCTATTTTTCTCTCTCCTTGGGGAAAATCTGTCACAATATGTTTTCAAGGAAGGCGCCAAAATTATGGGCTATAAAGAGTTAAGAGGTAAGGATCTCTTGAGATTGCACAAAGGTCATGTTTATTTTAATGCCCAGGCCTTAGAAGATGTTTTTACATATAATCCCAAGATTGGAAGGACAAAGGAACTACTTAATTACTTCCCTAAAAATGATCAAGAAAGAATTGCTAACGCCGATGCAAAACTATTCAAGCGAATTCTTGCAGAGATTAGGGTCGCTATTCTGGACCCAGATGGAAAAATATCAACAACTGATGGCGCATATATGAAATGGGCAAGCGACTATTTGTCCTATATCAAAGAGTTTGATAAGATCAATTTAAAGCAGCTAAATAGTGAAGAGCTCCATGATGAATTTGTAAAACTAAGAGAGAAGTTCCTAAAACATAACCGACTGATTAGATATGGAATGGTGACGCATAGCATAGGATCAAATTTGATTCTTAAAAGATGGTTAACTGATTGGCTTGGAGATAAATCGGGATTATTATATTCAAAATTGATCACTGGCCTCCCCGACAACAAAACTATAGTGACAAACATTGCCATAACAAAGCTTGCCAGAGAAGCTAAAAATGATGAAAAGGTGTGTGCGCTCATTAAAAAACTGCCTTCTTCTGAATTTCTAAAATGCCTTGATAAGGATGAGGACTTGAGGGAATTTTATTATAAGTTCAATGAGTTCATGAGTGACTACGGCCACCGTTCACACACCAGAGAGATTTATTACCCAAGGTGGATAGATGATCCATCGCTTGTGACAGAAGTTTTGAAAAGCCTTATTGATTCTGCTGAAGTAGATTTGGAGGAAGTTGAAAAGAGGAAAAGAGAAGAAAGGCTTGAAGCTGAAGTTGAGATAATTCAAGCAGTTTCAAAGACAAAAAATGGATTTATTAAAAAGCCAATATTTGCCAAAGTTTTAAACTATGCCCAGAGATACCTAATATTCAGAGAAAATCAAAGATTTTATCTTGATCATGAGCTCACAAGAGAAAGAAGACTCTTCATGGAATACGGCCGAAGATTTTTAGAGAGGGGTATTGTTGATTCACAGATGGATATATTTTTCTTTTCAAAAGAAGAAATATTCGATATTTCAAAGGGCAATCTCATAATTGATAAAGATACAATAAACAAAAGGAAAGAAGAGTTTGAAAAGTACAAGAATATTTTGCCGCCAAAGTTTTTGAAAGGTAATGTAGAGTTTGATGACACGATAGAAATACAGGATAATTTACTTAAGGTGACAGGAACTTCATCAAGCCCGGGTATAGCGTCTGGAATTATTAGAGTCGTCGAATCTATAAGGGAGCTTCCTAACGTAAGAGATGAAGAAATATTAGTTACTTCCAATACCGACCCTGGGTGGACTCCAGTCTTTTCTAAGATATCTGGCCTCATAACTGAAACTGGCGGCATACTATCCCATGGTGCTGTTGTATCAAGAGAATATGGAATTCCGGCGGTGACGGCAGTTAGCAATGCTACAAAAATATTCAAAAATGGTCAAAAAGTAAAGATTGATGGTAATGAGGGAGTTATCTATTTGATGGAGGAATTATAA
- a CDS encoding Nre family DNA repair protein, which yields MHAPKTTLCTVCRGHKKLCGREVCPIMEKKRIRESIVPLINKDIFGASPSAFFVGDWNYPKVLVGPLVPPVHEGTEIFDLPEGWHGKELDEIIKFRSLLVRSKEFLKVTDARNPKGYLEKSQEIVMSKKPVDVELTLKKAPHFALEFSQFSPPTGPSGFVESFNIAENPKVPRVVDKIHSDDIKASKGISLLYDKDIPVSHISKLLSAGLLGEQKNRKLVPTRWSITATDDSLSKFHLKKVKGLPEINRFEVYHDEDVGNRFVVILFPSMWCYEFLECWLPGSLFLESSLSPNVISDYELFDGRKEYASLTAGAYYAARFSVTEHLFGEGRQAGALVFMEVHPAYHTPVGVWRVREITRTALEKKPDSFDTEEEALKKASEILSLPFEKYREKSKILGFKHRQKTLLDWIAS from the coding sequence ATGCATGCTCCAAAAACTACTCTCTGTACGGTATGCAGGGGCCATAAAAAGCTCTGTGGTAGAGAAGTATGTCCAATAATGGAAAAAAAGAGGATTAGGGAGTCTATAGTTCCTCTAATCAATAAGGACATATTTGGAGCATCCCCTTCGGCATTTTTTGTCGGTGACTGGAATTACCCTAAGGTGTTAGTGGGTCCATTAGTCCCTCCCGTTCATGAAGGTACTGAAATATTTGATTTACCTGAAGGTTGGCATGGGAAAGAGCTTGATGAAATAATAAAATTTAGGTCACTTCTTGTTAGATCAAAAGAATTCCTAAAGGTTACAGATGCTAGAAATCCGAAAGGATACTTGGAGAAAAGTCAGGAAATCGTCATGTCAAAAAAACCTGTGGATGTTGAGCTAACGCTAAAAAAGGCTCCTCACTTTGCTCTTGAATTCTCCCAGTTTTCTCCACCAACAGGGCCATCAGGTTTTGTTGAGAGCTTTAATATAGCTGAAAATCCTAAAGTTCCGAGAGTAGTTGATAAGATTCATTCTGATGACATTAAGGCATCTAAAGGAATATCCCTGCTCTATGATAAAGATATACCTGTTTCTCACATCTCAAAACTATTGTCTGCTGGTCTTCTAGGGGAACAAAAAAATAGAAAACTTGTTCCAACAAGATGGAGTATCACAGCAACAGATGATTCACTTTCAAAGTTTCATCTGAAAAAAGTAAAAGGTCTTCCAGAAATAAATAGATTTGAGGTGTATCATGATGAAGACGTTGGAAACAGGTTTGTAGTCATTTTATTTCCCTCTATGTGGTGCTATGAATTTCTCGAGTGTTGGCTGCCCGGGTCATTGTTCTTAGAGAGCTCACTTTCTCCAAATGTGATCTCAGATTACGAACTATTTGATGGTAGAAAAGAATATGCATCACTTACTGCAGGCGCATATTATGCTGCTAGATTTTCAGTGACTGAGCATCTGTTTGGGGAAGGTAGGCAGGCAGGGGCATTGGTCTTCATGGAGGTACACCCTGCATATCACACACCTGTTGGTGTATGGAGGGTACGAGAAATTACTAGAACAGCGTTGGAAAAAAAGCCTGATTCTTTTGATACAGAAGAAGAGGCGCTAAAAAAAGCGTCAGAGATTCTATCTCTTCCTTTTGAGAAATACAGAGAAAAGAGCAAAATATTAGGATTTAAGCACAGGCAGAAAACTTTACTTGACTGGATTGCTTCATGA
- a CDS encoding UbiD family decarboxylase yields the protein MDIRDFISHEKDIIKVDRDLEKYEMAKIVHENPTKILQFKDKGFDVFCNIWSTRDRVAKYLKLDKSKLLFSLKDAMDKPTPYKIVDKAAFLDNEIKNFDLRNIPIQYHYPKDGGPYVTSGVVFVKDEKGNRNMSFHRMMVTGKDTFTIRIVPRHLFAMYNEAKTKGKDLEIVLVIGLPPYVLLPAAMSISYGINELEIANTLKRMGIGSELTAYRFSNGIDIPTSSQFVFCGKITLEEGDEGPFVDITGTYDFVRKQPIVKIEKVYQNKNAFFHALMPGGYEHFLLMGMPREPIIYEGVSKVVPKVYGVRLTEGGDCWLHGVVSIKKQKEGDGKNAIMAALGSHPSMKRVVIVDEDIDIYSDTDVEWAIATRFQADKDLLVVNNAAGSSLDPSVKGDGTSAKMGIDATMPLKNNEGYKRAINFLKK from the coding sequence ATGGATATTAGAGACTTTATTTCTCATGAAAAAGATATTATTAAAGTCGATAGAGATTTAGAAAAATATGAGATGGCAAAAATCGTTCATGAGAATCCAACTAAAATATTACAGTTTAAGGATAAGGGTTTTGACGTTTTTTGTAATATTTGGTCTACAAGGGATCGCGTGGCAAAATATCTTAAACTGGACAAATCAAAACTTCTTTTTTCACTGAAAGATGCTATGGATAAACCAACGCCCTACAAAATTGTTGACAAAGCCGCATTTCTTGACAATGAAATTAAGAATTTTGACCTCAGAAATATTCCAATTCAATATCACTATCCCAAGGATGGCGGCCCGTATGTTACATCGGGCGTCGTTTTTGTAAAAGATGAAAAGGGCAACAGAAATATGTCTTTTCACAGGATGATGGTCACAGGGAAAGATACATTTACAATAAGGATAGTTCCAAGGCATCTTTTTGCCATGTACAATGAGGCCAAGACAAAAGGAAAGGATTTAGAGATTGTCCTAGTGATTGGATTGCCTCCATACGTTCTATTGCCTGCCGCGATGTCCATATCATATGGCATAAATGAACTTGAAATTGCAAATACTTTAAAGAGAATGGGCATTGGAAGTGAGCTTACTGCTTATAGATTTTCTAACGGGATAGATATCCCAACATCTTCTCAGTTTGTTTTTTGCGGGAAGATTACTCTAGAAGAAGGAGACGAAGGCCCGTTTGTGGATATTACAGGCACCTATGATTTTGTTAGAAAGCAGCCTATTGTAAAAATAGAAAAAGTTTATCAAAATAAAAATGCATTTTTCCATGCACTTATGCCTGGCGGATATGAGCATTTTCTTTTGATGGGCATGCCAAGAGAGCCTATAATTTACGAGGGTGTATCAAAAGTTGTCCCAAAGGTCTATGGAGTTAGATTGACCGAAGGTGGAGATTGCTGGCTTCACGGTGTTGTATCAATTAAAAAGCAAAAAGAAGGCGACGGCAAGAATGCCATAATGGCCGCCCTTGGATCTCATCCTTCAATGAAAAGAGTTGTTATAGTTGATGAGGACATTGACATTTATTCTGATACAGACGTAGAATGGGCAATTGCAACAAGATTCCAGGCAGATAAGGATTTATTAGTCGTTAATAATGCCGCAGGATCAAGCCTTGATCCTTCCGTTAAAGGTGATGGCACTTCTGCAAAGATGGGAATTGATGCAACAATGCCTCTAAAGAATAATGAAGGATACAAAAGGGCAATTAATTTTCTTAAAAAATAA
- a CDS encoding DMT family transporter, protein MDAKENYLGVSYTFFAVILWSIIGIPVRWIPEVNSGMIVAYRFLFASIVLLVYGILTKKSSNIKIKWKDVPYLLVPAILLSFTIYTYTVGLKTTTIANTVFLQQMAPLYVLVISALLLKEKASKKIAIAVLIGITGGFIIFYYDISTINVTTNFYGNVMSTFSGFGWALYTISIRALGKKYDGLTTTLWLFIFATILMSPFFSGSDILTPFSLSMLFLLGFLCTAGSFLLYSIALKHIIATKASVIVLSEGVLAGILAYLILKETVNPGTIIGGALILIAILIIIREKE, encoded by the coding sequence ATGGACGCTAAGGAAAATTATCTGGGTGTATCCTACACCTTTTTTGCAGTCATTTTATGGAGCATTATAGGCATACCTGTTAGGTGGATACCTGAAGTAAATTCTGGAATGATAGTTGCCTATAGATTCCTTTTTGCATCAATAGTATTATTGGTCTATGGTATCTTAACAAAAAAATCATCAAACATCAAAATAAAGTGGAAGGATGTGCCTTATCTTTTAGTCCCTGCAATATTGCTGTCCTTCACAATTTACACCTATACAGTTGGCCTTAAAACTACAACAATTGCAAATACTGTCTTTTTACAACAGATGGCACCTCTTTATGTTCTCGTTATATCTGCATTATTATTAAAAGAAAAAGCCTCAAAAAAAATAGCTATTGCTGTATTGATCGGTATTACAGGTGGGTTTATTATATTCTATTATGACATTTCTACTATAAACGTCACCACAAACTTCTACGGAAATGTCATGTCAACATTTTCGGGATTTGGTTGGGCACTTTATACTATAAGCATAAGGGCTCTGGGCAAGAAATATGACGGTCTCACAACTACCCTATGGCTTTTCATCTTTGCAACTATCCTAATGTCGCCATTCTTTTCAGGATCAGATATACTTACCCCATTCTCACTTTCTATGTTATTTCTATTAGGATTCTTATGTACCGCTGGATCATTCCTACTTTACAGCATTGCATTGAAACATATTATAGCAACTAAGGCTTCTGTTATAGTGTTATCAGAAGGCGTATTGGCAGGTATTCTCGCATATTTGATATTAAAAGAAACTGTTAATCCTGGTACAATAATTGGAGGGGCTTTGATTTTGATAGCCATCTTAATTATCATAAGAGAAAAGGAATAA